A genomic stretch from Pomacea canaliculata isolate SZHN2017 linkage group LG2, ASM307304v1, whole genome shotgun sequence includes:
- the LOC112557923 gene encoding uncharacterized protein LOC112557923 isoform X1: MPENSISSDVFSHWSGQEVDDKWTVIGKKRDGILENEAAIPAANDRDDENRYVEYKLDSTPFEGNKVWSSLTDARTYEPRWDIRHNVKESDVSGTEDRSLTTPEASTTAKYIVDPSNAIQDTQRVKSETFPPVVRDYSPRTWSPFNPHFASPNLGSLWGLNPNFQHNTHHFAPEKFNDMGSYPEFQFGRPSPWKPSDISYHVKNAKPKVSSEVLKTLGIKQKTILSEETLPKFLHFNGYLCPGLFGYFGDVMDCRSFFICSWGVPYRFYCPSGTLWNPVESVCDWSRNVKCSKK, from the exons ATGCCAGAAAATTCCATCTCCAGTGATGTGTTTTCGCACTGGTCTGGGCAGGAAGTCGATGACAAGTGGACTGTCATAGGAAAGAAGCGAGACGGAATACTAGAAAATGAAGCTGCCATCCCAGCAGCCAATGACAGGGATGATGAGAACAGATACGTCGAATACAAGCTTGACTCTACCCCCTTCGAAGGCAATAAGGTCTGGAGCAGTCTAACCGACGCTCGAACCTATGAACCCAGGTGGGACATCCGTCACAACGTCAAAGAAAGTGATGTTTCGGGCACAGAGGATAGGTCTCTCACCACACCTGAAGCCTCCACTACAGCGAAGTACATCGTCGATCCCTCCAACGCCATACAAGACACGCAGAGGGTCAAAAGTGAAACTTTCCCTCCTGTCGTTCGTGACTACTCTCCTCGGACGTGGTCCCCTTTCAACCCTCATTTCGCTAGCCCGAATCTTGGGTCACTGTGGGGCCTTAACCCCAACTTTCAACACAATACCCACCACTTCGCTCCTGAGAAATTCAATGACATGGGCTCCTATCCTGAATTTCAATTTGGGCGACCTTCGCCCTGGAAGCCATCAGACATTAGCTACCATGTGAAGAACGCCAAGCCTAAGGTTAGCAGCGAGGTTTTGAAAACTCTGGGAATAAAGCAGAAGACTATCCTGTCAGAGGAGACATTACCAAAATTCTTGCACTTTAACG GCTACCTATGTCCCGGCCTTTTCGGATATTTCGGAGACGTCATGGACTGTCGCAGCTTCTTCATCTGTAGCTGGGGTGTTCCTTACCGCTTCTACTGTCCATCCGGAACCTTGTGGAACCCCGTGGAATCCGTGTGTGACTGGTCAAGGAATGTCAAATGTAGCAAAAAATAG